A region of the Vibrio tubiashii genome:
CCCGTTCCCGACTCCCCTTCTACAAGCACAGAGGCGCGCGACGGCGCAAACTGTGTGATGAGCTGCTTTAACTGAGCGGTCTTTTCTGAGCCTCCGACAATGTCCGTCGCGACATGGCGTTTGAACTCATGACGCAACGCAAACTGGTGGCGCTCTTCTAAGCGCTTATCAATACAGCGCTGCACCGCTTGCAACATTTGTTCGAGGTTAAATGGCTTAAGAATAAAATCAGATGCCCCAAGCTTGAGCGCGGAAATCGCGGTTTCCAAATCCGCGTAGCCTGTCATAAAAATAATGTCGGCTTTTTTATCTGGGTCATTAAACGCTTCTTCCCACTCAATTCCTGAACGTCCAGGTAAGTTGATGTCCAGAACAATCAAATCGTAATGGTTAGCACTACGAAGCTGTTCTGCATCTTCTATACTCCCGACACAATCTACTTTTGAAAACCATTTACTCAACGCTTTGTTCAGTATGGTTTGCATTCCAATCTCATCATCAACGACGAGAACTGAAAATGCTTGATATTGTGAAGCTTTATTAGGATCGAATGATGGAGGCATGATGACCACTTTCATATAGGGTAATTGGGACAGAGTGTACCAAGTTTATCCGTTAACGCCTCAATAAATGTGAGACATTTTGTCCCCCATCAAGTTTTAACTAGATAAGTTATTGATATTTCGTTTGAAAACTATCACATATTTTTGGCATTAAGATTGCTTCCTATGCATGCCGACTTATAACACGAATCTTATGGCATAGATTCAATATCTCTTAATTTGAATAGCCCAAATTATAGAAAACGGATTTATAACAATATGAAAAAACTCACTTTTACATTAGCAACTGCGTCTTTGGCTCTAGTTAGCTATTCGGCATCCTCGGCTGATAACTCTCACGTGCGTTTGGCAACAACGACAAGCACCTACCATTCAGGTCTACTTGACTACCTACTTCCTGAATTTGAAAAAGACACGGGTTACAAAGTCGATGTGATCGCAGCCGGTACGGGTAAATCGCTTAAAATGGGTGAAAACGGTGATGTCGATTTGGTAATGACTCATGCCCCGAAAGCCGAAGCAAACTTTGTTGAAAAGGGTTATGGCGTTCTACCTCGTAAGCTGATGTACAACGACTTTGTTATTGTCGGCCCTCACGCCGATCCAGCCAAAGTGGCAAAGCAGAAAGATGTCGCTGAAGTGTTTAAAAACATCGCCAATATGAATGCGACGTTTGTCTCTCGCGGTGATGATTCAGGTACTCATAAAAAAGAGATAGGGATCTGGGAACAAACCAAAATGGAGCCAAATTTCGGTGGCTATCGTAGTGTCGGTCAAGGTATGGGGCCAACGCTCAACATGGCGAACGAAATGCAAGGCTATACCATGACTGACCGTGGTACTTGGCTCGCATACAACAACAAACTTGATCTTGAGATTTTGTTCCAAGGTGACAAAAAGCTATTTAACCCATATCAGGTCATCTTGGTTAACCCAGAACGCTACCCAAGCATTAATTACCAAGGTGCAAAAGAGTTTAGTGATTGGCTAGTTAACCCACGTGGGCAAAAACTGATTAACGACTTTAAACTTAATGGCAAACAACTGTTTGTTGCTAACGCAAACGAGAAATAGAACTCGATGAGCCTTTGGCAAACAACACTAGATGCGCTCACGTTATTGGTGAGCTTCGATAAAGAGCTTTGGGAGATCGTTGCGGTCTCCTTCAGCGTCTCTTTGTCTGCAATTTCAATTGTACTTTTCCCCGCTATCATTTTCTCATTTGTATTGGCTTATACAGATTTTAAAGGCAAATGGTTGTTCCTATCATTGATTAATACGCTGCAAGCAATTCCGACGGTTGTGATTGGTCTATTGCTCTACATGCTATTGTCACGCGCTGGTCCTTTAGGCGACTGGCAGATGCTGTTTACTCAAAAAGCGATGATTGTCGGTCAAATGCTGATTGGTTTCCCGGTATTAGTGTCAATGATGCACGGCGCATTGCAGTCTAGTGATAGAAGAGCAGTTGAAACCTCGATTACTTTGGGCGCTTCTATACCTCGAATTATTGCCACCATGGTGTGGGAAACACGTTTTCCACTCCTAGCAGCAGCGATAGCGGCGTTTTCTCGCATTGTAACCGAAGTAGGTTGCTCAACCATGGTTGGCGGCAACATTATGGGGATCACTCGTAACATCCCTACAGCGATTGCGATGGAGAGCCACAAAGGGGCGTTTGCTCAAGGGGTTGCTTTGGGCATCGTCTTGCTTACATTGGCACTGGTACTAAACTTCATGCTGACTAGTATGCGCGGCAAAGGTTACTTAAGGACTTAAGGGCGCTGTATGACAATTAAGATCACGGCACAGCAACTTTCGATGCGCTTTAAAGAGCGTGTACTGTTCCACATCCCTACTCTCTCTATTGGTCCAAACGACGCTATCTACCTTAGAGGTGATAATGGCGTCGGCAAAACCACACTACTCAAGATCTTGTCTGGGTTAATGAAACCATCAACAGGAAAAGTAAGTGCACCGAGCGATACATGGCTGCACAGACTGTTTCCCCGCTCTGGTCGTAAAGGCGTGATCTACCTTCATCAGTCTCCGTACCTTTTCGACGGCACGGTTTTTGAAAATGTAGTCTACGGTATCCGCTTCGAAAAAGATGCAGCAAAAGATAAGCGAGCTCAAGTTATCACGGCACTTCGCATGGTAGGCTTAGAAACTTTAGCAGACGAGCATATTTCAGTCTTGTCCGGTGGAGAGAAACAACGTGTGGCGATGGCACGGGCATGGATACTTAAGCCTTCGATTCTTTTGATGGACGAGCCGAGCGCGTCACTTGACCAAGAATCGATTGAGCGTTTAGTGGTCATGGCGAAAGATCTTTTAGATCGCGGTTCAAGCTTAGTCATAACCAGTCACCAACAAAATGCACTGACTGAGCTTTGTAATAAGCAATGGGTGATTAGTGGACTTGAGCTGAAAGAATACTCGAACAATGACTTTGAGTTAAATAATGTCGTTGTTTTGAAAGACAAATCGGTAGAGTCGAAAGTCGGTAACAGAGGTTAGCTAGAGCACCGAGGTTAAAGTCGTTAACCTCGGTGATTACAATAAGTGTAACTAGAATTTATAGGCCGCGCCGATAGAGACAGAGTTGAATGTCAGTGTGCTGTCATCGGTACTGATTGTACTAGAGCCTATGGTGTAAGAGTTTTCAACACTCACCGCATCTGCTTGAGAAACAGCTCTTAGTGTCAGGTTAGGCATGGGGGAATACTCGACACCGAGGCCAAAGTGAAAGCCTGTGCCAGTATCATCAGACATGTTAGCACTGTCGTTCGCGTGCAAGTCAACATAACTTAGGCCAACAAGAGCAAACGGACGAATTCCATTGTCAAAAGTGTAGCCAAGGTTTGCTGAAACAGAGGCTGAAGTCGGTGCCATACTCTTTTGACCGTTGGTTTTCATATCACCATAATCGCTGTAGTTACCTTCGATACCGACGATACGGTTGAAGTAGTAGCCACCGTAAAGGTTGTAACCTAAGCCATCTGGATCTAAGTCGCCATGGTTGTCAGTATCTGCAGATTGAGCGACGCCTAGGCCAGCACCGAGATATGGTCCGCTGACTGAATCAGCAGCAAAGGCGCTGCTTGTCGCTAATAGTAGTAATGGAAAAGTAACAAGTAATTGCGGTTTCATAACGTTTAATCCTCACTTTCGTTAACCGTTAGAGATCACAATATTCCTTGTTATTAGTTTATAAAACACACAATATTGCAAGCTATCTTCTCAATTTATAGCTTACGACATACCTTATGTGGATTTATCTGTCGTTTGATTGCTTGATCGAGAAGTGAGATTTGCTAGAGTTCGAAATTAACAACAATATGATGTCAAAGACTTCAAATATGCTTCAAGCAAAAGAAACGAGCTGGGTAATTTTAGCTGGTGGTCAAGCAAGCCGTATGGGAGGGCAAGATAAAGGTCTTGTCTTACTCAATGATAAGCCATTGATCCAACACGTGATCAAAAGACTAACACCTCAAACTGAACGCATCTTGATTAATGCCAATCGCAACCATGAGGCATACCAGAAATTTGGCGAGGTCTTTTCTGACCAATTTCAAGACTTCCCTGGCCCAATGGGCGGTATTCATGCAGGACTCATTAACGCGCCAACCGATTGGGTAGGTTTTGTACCATGCGATAGCCCGCAAATTAACCGTGATTTGGTAGAGCGCTTTTGCCAGTCGGTAACAGAAAGCACCGACATTTTAGTCGCCCATGACGGTGACCATCAACAGCCTGTTTTCACCTTGTACCATAAACGTGTATTACCCAAACTCACCGCTTTTCTTGAGCGCGGAGATCGTAAAATCATTCTCTTGTACAAAGAGTGCAACACTGAATATGTCGATTTCAGCGACTCACCAAACTGCTTTGTAAACTTAAATACCCCAGAAGAACTGGCCCAATTCGGAACCATCAGCTGATGACTTTAAATCTTCCTATCCCTATTCTAGGTTTTGCCGCGTATTCAGGTACGGGGAAAACAACACTGTTAGAAGCACTTCTGCCAAAGTTAACAGAAGCGGGTCTACGTATCGGTATGCTAAAACACGCACACCATAATTTTGATGTTGATAAAGAAGGCAAAGATAGTTACCGACTAAGAAAAGCTGGCGCTTCGCAAATGTTGATCTCCTCAAGAAACCGTTTCGCGTTAATGACCGAAACGCCTGAGCAGGAATCTGAGTTTGCTTACCTGCTATCACGCTTCGACACGGATAAGCTCGATGTCATTCTCGTTGAAGGCTGTAAAAACATCGCCTTTCCTAAAATTGAACTTCATCGTGAAGCAGTAGGTAAACCTTGGCTATGCAACAATGATGACAACATCATCGCAATTGCAGCAGACTCAATTGTTGAAGATAGCGACCTACCGCAAATGAACATCAACGACTTAGATGCAATCGCGCGATTTGTCACCGAGTATGTACAGAGCCAAGCAGAGCCAAAGAAAAACGAAGCTGCTTGTTGTGATACTCTCTCCCCTGCTTTCCTATCAGTAGAGCAAGGACGTGAAAAGATTCTTTCACTGGTTAACCCTGTACCTGAATCCGAAAAATGCCCTATCACACAAGCATCCGGCCGAGTGTTATTTGAAGATGTCATCTCTCCGGTCAACGTCCCACAATACACGAACTCAGCAATGGATGGCTTTGCAATTCGTGGTGAAGATGCCGATTTAGATAGCTTTGAAGTCGTCGCTGAAGTTTTTGCTGGTCACGCTTACGATCATCCGCTAGAAAAAGGTCAAGCGGTTAAGATCATGACAGGTGCTCCTACCCCTCTAGGTAGTGACACCGTGATTATGCGCGAACAAGCTCAACATAATGGTGACATTGTCACATTCTCTTCAGACATAAAAGTCGGTCAGAATGTACGACAAGCTGGAGAAGACTTAGCAATAGGCTCTTCAGTGTTTACCACCGGTCAGCGAATCGCCTCACCAGAGATGGGAATGATCGCTTCACTGGGAATGGCCGAATGCAGCGTTTATCGCAAACTTAAGGTCGCCATTTTCTCTACTGGTGATGAAGTTCAAGCTCCAGGTAGCGAACAAAAGCAAAACTCCATTTATGATTCGAACCGTTTCACCATCATGGGGATGCTAGAGACCTTAGGCTGTGAGATTCTCGACTTCGGTATTATTGAAGATGACGAGGCCTTGATGATAGAAGCGTTAGAAAATGCAGCATCACAAGCGGATGTCGTCATGACTTCTGGTGGAGTTTCTGTCGGTGACGCCGATTACATTAAACTTGCATTAGAGAAACTTGGTCAAATCGATTTCTGGCGAATCAACATGAGACCAGGTCGTCCGCTCGCCTTTGGTCAAATACAAAACAAGCCGTTTTTCGGTTTACCGGGTAACCCTGTCGCAGTCATGGTTTCGTTCATCAACTTTGTAGAACCTGCTTTAAGAAAAATGCAGGGAGAGCAAAGCTGGCAACCTCTTAAAGTTAACGCGATAGCGACAGAGAGCCTGCGTTCTCGCCAAGGCCGCACCGAGTTCAGCCGTGGCATCTATGAACTCGATCATCGCGGTCAATTGACGGTTCGAACAACTGGCAAACAAGGATCAGGAATTTTACGCTCTATGAGTGAAGCGAACTGCTTGATTGAGATTTCACCAGCGATAGATACAGTTAAAGTTGGTGAAAGCGTGACAATCATCCCGCTTCAAGGCAGAATCTAGCCCACAGAGACGAGGTCAGCCATGCTGACCTCTTTAGTTTTATCGATTTGGAATTATTTATGGCTCGCACAATCCTCTATACCTACAAAGATGAAGAGAAAACGTTAACCTTCTCATACCAGCAACATCGCAACATTCATGAAGCGGTAGCTGAAGCTGAAGGCATCGATATCTCTGAATACTTGAAAATGGAGCAACAAATCGAAGCGATTTCTGATACTAAAGCAGTACGCAACTACCGTGACAACCACTTTAAGAAGCTTGGCTTTGGGCGTATCACCCTGCAGCAAAAAGAAAACCTAGGGGTTGGAAAAAAGAATAAGTAATACCAAGCGGGATAAATAAAAGGGCTGCGATCGCAGCCCTTTTCAATCCAATGTCAGTTACCTTACTTAATGTTAAGGAATGCTGCGCCACGTACGCCGCCTGAATCACCGTGCTTCGCTTTGATGATTTTAGGACACTTCGCTACAGAAAGAAGGTACTTAGGTACGCGCTTTGGCATTTCTTCGTAGATCAGTTCGAAGTTAGAAAGACCGCCACCGAGTGCAACAACGTGAGGATCATTTGCTGTGAAGATGTTGGCAAAACAGATTGCAAGCAGCTCCATAAAGCGTTCTACATGCTCAGAAGCTTTCGCCTCTCCCGCTTCATAAGCTTTAATGATTTCAATAGCTTTCTTTTCTTCACCGAAGTAGTGTGCGTAGATCAGTTCAAACCCACGGCCTGACAGATAACTGTCTAAGCAGCCTTTTTTACCACAGCCACATCCTAGTAGCGGTGCATCGTCACCAAGGTGGAACCAAGCATCAATTGGCAAGCGCATATGACCTAGCTCACCCGCAACGTGATTTCGGCCAGAGAATACCGCGCCATCATAAATCAAGCCGCCGCCAAAGCCGGTACCAAGAATCAAGCCCATCACTGACGGCTCATCTTTTAATTCTTCGTCCCATGCTTCTGAAAGCGCAAAACAGTTCGCATCGTTCTCAATTTTAACGCTACGGCCAATCTTAGCTTCAAGATCCGCGCGCAAAGGCTTTCCTTTTGCCGCAGGCACATTGACTGTAAGAACTGTCGCGTCATCGGCATCTTCCATACCCGGAAGACCAAGGCCGATCTTGCCTTCGCAACCAAATTCTTGATCGTATTTATTTACCAGACTAGCAATGGTCTCTACCAAAAGTGCATAGTCATCCGTTGGCGTTGGTACTCGCTCAGTCGCAACTCGCTCTAGTTTTTCGTTAAATGCACCAAATTCAATCTTAGTGCCACCAACGTCAAAGCCGTAGTACATCTCTTCTCTCCCAGAAAAATAACTCAAAAATTGGTTTAATTGACTCATTATCCATATAGCTACGCCTACAAACTGTGATTTGGAACAGATTTAGCTCGGAGGCAAAGCCAACTGCGCAGCCCGTATACAACCAAATAGCAATAATTAGATGGGTTTCTCGTTTCTCATCTCTTCAATGAAACGATTCAAAGCAGGTTTTGCTTCATCTGGCCTGTTTCTCGTCTTACTGTTCATATAGCTTTCACGAAATACGGCAAACCAACTCGACAAAGTTAGAGCCAGTTTTTCTTCACCAAACTGTTCAAACACCAAACTGGCGACCTCAGCGGTAGCAAGATGTTGCTCGTTGTCTGAACGGCGCATCATGTATTGCGATACTGTGTCCGGATTAATCGAAATAACGGGTAACGCATCTAAATACGGTGACTTGTTGAAGATTCGTCTCGCCTCTCGCCAACTGCCATCCAAAAAGATCAAGAGGGGCGTTTTGCCCTCACAAAACTTTGATTCTTCCTGTTTGATCAATCGGGCTGGCTCGTTAACATATTCGTCAGGGAAGACGACAATAGGTTGATACTTAGGGTTATTGAGTAGCGCAAGCATCTCTGACGAAGGCTCAGTGCGGCTCCATTGATAAGCATAGCCGTCTTTGACCACATCTAGGATCAAGCGACCTGTATTGCTCGGCTTAAACACTTCATTTTCTGACAGTAGCAACATAGCCGCAACGCCACTCTCTATATCAGGTTGATGGGCACACAAACAGTCCTTTTCCGCAACTTGACAGTACTTGCACCGAACAACTTTACTCCCCCGCGCAACAAAAGGCTTGGTTGAACGGTCTAAACGTTGTTGATACAGGTGATGAAAGGCATGGATTCTCATAGCGTATCGTAGATAATGAACAGGGTGAGCCAGTTTACTCACCAAACCAGCAGTTGCAAGGAATACACAATGCAAAATCCTGAAATGATTCGCTTGAGCTTTTTTCTTTCCGTATTGGTTCTGTGCGGGTTATGGGAGTGGTTAACGCCACGCAAACAACTGACCCAAAATAAGCTCTACCGGTGGTTGAATAACCTAGGGTTAATCGCATTTAACTCAGTTTGCTTGAGCCTACTCATGCCTATTCTGGCGTTTGAATCGGCTATATACGCTGCAGACAACAGCTGGGGACTACTTAATCAATTCCAGTTGCCGTTGTACTTTGAGATCATCATCTCAGTGGTTCTGCTTGACCTAGCAATTTACTTGCAGCACTTGGTATTTCATCGCGTCCCTATTTTGTGGCGTCTGCATCGAATGCATCATGCTGACCAAGATATTGATGTCACAACAGGTACGCGGTTCCACCCTATCGAAATCATCTTATCGATGTGGATTAAGATTGGTCTAGTGTTGTCGCTCGGCATCTCCCCTATTGCTGTTATCGTGTTTGAAATCATTCTTAATGCCAGTGCGATGTTCAATCACAGCAATGCCTATCTGCCACTAAAGCTAGATAAACTATTGAGGAGAGTAATCGTCACCCCAGACATGCACCGTGTTCATCACTCAGTGATTGAAAAAGAGACCCATTCCAACTTTGGTTTCTTCTTATCAGTATGGGATCAAGGATTCGGAACTTACCGTGAGCAACCCGCTCTTGGGCATGAGTCAGTCAAGATTGGTATTCCACTGTTTCAATCCAAACAGGAGCAAAGACTCGATAAGATGCTAACTCAACCATTTAGGCAAGAATAGAAAAAGGAGCACTACGCTCCTTTTTGGTGTTGTTTCAGTTTAACCTATTCAAACGACGTACTTGTGGAGCATCGCTTGTTGATGGCCTGCGATTTCAGCCACTTGCTCTGAGCTTTCCACCATAGACTCAAGCTGCAACTTGGTATGCTCTCCCTGCTCTGAAACACGAGTAATAGATTCACTGACATGTGCCGTTGCGCGTTCTTGTTCTTCTGTTGCAACAGAGACTTGTTCAACGCGCGCTTTGATATGTTCAACTGCCGTTTCAATATCAGCAAACGTCGTTTTTACCAGTTCGCTCGATTCCAAGGCATTCGCCATTTCTTGTCTTGATTCTTCAACCGCCACACGAGAACGCTCTGCTGCCCCAACCAGTTGGTTCATACGATCTCGAATATTGGTTGTTTGGTTCGACGTATCACTGGCCAATTTGCGCACCTCATCCGCAACGACAGCAAAACCTCTGCCTTGCTCTCCGGCGCGTGCTGCTTCAATCGCCGCATTCAGTGCGAGTAAATTGGTGTTTTCAGCGATCCCTGATATCAAGTCGACCATTTCGCGAATCTGTCTAACACGCTTATCTAGCTCAACCATCGAAGACTCATTTACATTCAGTGTGTTTTCCAAAGCTTGTAAACGGGCTTGGTTTTCTTCTATCGCAGTTACCCCTTGGCTTGATAGTGCCACTGCAGATTTTGATTCTTCATAAGACTCGGTCGTAATGGTTGAAATTTCGCGAATCGAAGCTTCAAGTTGGTTCACCGTGGTAACCATACTTGCTAAAGAGTCATTTTGCTCACTTAAGCTTTTGTTTGACTGCTCCGCAGCCCCGTGACTAATTTCTGCGGTTTGATAAAGAGTTTCACAGTTACGCGTCACGGTCGAAATCGACTCGTTGGTTGACGCCATCACTTGGCTCAGCTTAGAAGCAATCTCTTTCATCTCCAACGGACCGAGCAATTTCGCCTGACCCGTAAGATCGTGATTGGTCATCTTATTTAAGTTGCTTAGGATGTTGCTCAAACCTCGGTTGATCCAGTGCTTGAGAGAAAGCCAAGCAATCAATATGACAACCACCAACAGTACCCCACTAGCTAATAAAACCGCTGTTATTGTCTTCATGGTGTCAGTCACAA
Encoded here:
- a CDS encoding porin family protein; the encoded protein is MKPQLLVTFPLLLLATSSAFAADSVSGPYLGAGLGVAQSADTDNHGDLDPDGLGYNLYGGYYFNRIVGIEGNYSDYGDMKTNGQKSMAPTSASVSANLGYTFDNGIRPFALVGLSYVDLHANDSANMSDDTGTGFHFGLGVEYSPMPNLTLRAVSQADAVSVENSYTIGSSTISTDDSTLTFNSVSIGAAYKF
- the mobA gene encoding molybdenum cofactor guanylyltransferase MobA → MLQAKETSWVILAGGQASRMGGQDKGLVLLNDKPLIQHVIKRLTPQTERILINANRNHEAYQKFGEVFSDQFQDFPGPMGGIHAGLINAPTDWVGFVPCDSPQINRDLVERFCQSVTESTDILVAHDGDHQQPVFTLYHKRVLPKLTAFLERGDRKIILLYKECNTEYVDFSDSPNCFVNLNTPEELAQFGTIS
- a CDS encoding substrate-binding domain-containing protein, producing the protein MKKLTFTLATASLALVSYSASSADNSHVRLATTTSTYHSGLLDYLLPEFEKDTGYKVDVIAAGTGKSLKMGENGDVDLVMTHAPKAEANFVEKGYGVLPRKLMYNDFVIVGPHADPAKVAKQKDVAEVFKNIANMNATFVSRGDDSGTHKKEIGIWEQTKMEPNFGGYRSVGQGMGPTLNMANEMQGYTMTDRGTWLAYNNKLDLEILFQGDKKLFNPYQVILVNPERYPSINYQGAKEFSDWLVNPRGQKLINDFKLNGKQLFVANANEK
- a CDS encoding methyl-accepting chemotaxis protein — protein: MDTLKKGKLKLSLIHTISAVFITITILVILLSVTSIKGLERINLQFSGLSEQALPLAMTNAQLTQNILEQAKQLSYVTQTQDNQTLEGIRQQIASLESNIALLTNQVLLVSSNLSQTISIQQTDQLSGSIQSLNALSASVMSTQQDILTRQEKIDAEMDGFRYGLGSVGPEMNRISSFLVGDNPESADAANRFIANVSSMESSFVQLMMQSDLSKAQDEYREMKNRLAGVNLAYDDFKEWHPDVVDFASLTAGYDMVLSGFGKDGIVDQILSKLQLVTTQSKQVEEVVITANQVIETLNQISSTAEALIDESQSVVTDTMKTITAVLLASGVLLVVVILIAWLSLKHWINRGLSNILSNLNKMTNHDLTGQAKLLGPLEMKEIASKLSQVMASTNESISTVTRNCETLYQTAEISHGAAEQSNKSLSEQNDSLASMVTTVNQLEASIREISTITTESYEESKSAVALSSQGVTAIEENQARLQALENTLNVNESSMVELDKRVRQIREMVDLISGIAENTNLLALNAAIEAARAGEQGRGFAVVADEVRKLASDTSNQTTNIRDRMNQLVGAAERSRVAVEESRQEMANALESSELVKTTFADIETAVEHIKARVEQVSVATEEQERATAHVSESITRVSEQGEHTKLQLESMVESSEQVAEIAGHQQAMLHKYVV
- a CDS encoding ABC transporter permease translates to MSLWQTTLDALTLLVSFDKELWEIVAVSFSVSLSAISIVLFPAIIFSFVLAYTDFKGKWLFLSLINTLQAIPTVVIGLLLYMLLSRAGPLGDWQMLFTQKAMIVGQMLIGFPVLVSMMHGALQSSDRRAVETSITLGASIPRIIATMVWETRFPLLAAAIAAFSRIVTEVGCSTMVGGNIMGITRNIPTAIAMESHKGAFAQGVALGIVLLTLALVLNFMLTSMRGKGYLRT
- a CDS encoding DUF2960 domain-containing protein, which gives rise to MARTILYTYKDEEKTLTFSYQQHRNIHEAVAEAEGIDISEYLKMEQQIEAISDTKAVRNYRDNHFKKLGFGRITLQQKENLGVGKKNK
- a CDS encoding sterol desaturase family protein, whose translation is MQNPEMIRLSFFLSVLVLCGLWEWLTPRKQLTQNKLYRWLNNLGLIAFNSVCLSLLMPILAFESAIYAADNSWGLLNQFQLPLYFEIIISVVLLDLAIYLQHLVFHRVPILWRLHRMHHADQDIDVTTGTRFHPIEIILSMWIKIGLVLSLGISPIAVIVFEIILNASAMFNHSNAYLPLKLDKLLRRVIVTPDMHRVHHSVIEKETHSNFGFFLSVWDQGFGTYREQPALGHESVKIGIPLFQSKQEQRLDKMLTQPFRQE
- the nagK gene encoding N-acetylglucosamine kinase, translating into MYYGFDVGGTKIEFGAFNEKLERVATERVPTPTDDYALLVETIASLVNKYDQEFGCEGKIGLGLPGMEDADDATVLTVNVPAAKGKPLRADLEAKIGRSVKIENDANCFALSEAWDEELKDEPSVMGLILGTGFGGGLIYDGAVFSGRNHVAGELGHMRLPIDAWFHLGDDAPLLGCGCGKKGCLDSYLSGRGFELIYAHYFGEEKKAIEIIKAYEAGEAKASEHVERFMELLAICFANIFTANDPHVVALGGGLSNFELIYEEMPKRVPKYLLSVAKCPKIIKAKHGDSGGVRGAAFLNIK
- a CDS encoding bifunctional molybdopterin-guanine dinucleotide biosynthesis adaptor protein MobB/molybdopterin molybdotransferase MoeA, whose protein sequence is MTLNLPIPILGFAAYSGTGKTTLLEALLPKLTEAGLRIGMLKHAHHNFDVDKEGKDSYRLRKAGASQMLISSRNRFALMTETPEQESEFAYLLSRFDTDKLDVILVEGCKNIAFPKIELHREAVGKPWLCNNDDNIIAIAADSIVEDSDLPQMNINDLDAIARFVTEYVQSQAEPKKNEAACCDTLSPAFLSVEQGREKILSLVNPVPESEKCPITQASGRVLFEDVISPVNVPQYTNSAMDGFAIRGEDADLDSFEVVAEVFAGHAYDHPLEKGQAVKIMTGAPTPLGSDTVIMREQAQHNGDIVTFSSDIKVGQNVRQAGEDLAIGSSVFTTGQRIASPEMGMIASLGMAECSVYRKLKVAIFSTGDEVQAPGSEQKQNSIYDSNRFTIMGMLETLGCEILDFGIIEDDEALMIEALENAASQADVVMTSGGVSVGDADYIKLALEKLGQIDFWRINMRPGRPLAFGQIQNKPFFGLPGNPVAVMVSFINFVEPALRKMQGEQSWQPLKVNAIATESLRSRQGRTEFSRGIYELDHRGQLTVRTTGKQGSGILRSMSEANCLIEISPAIDTVKVGESVTIIPLQGRI
- a CDS encoding tRNA-uridine aminocarboxypropyltransferase, with protein sequence MRIHAFHHLYQQRLDRSTKPFVARGSKVVRCKYCQVAEKDCLCAHQPDIESGVAAMLLLSENEVFKPSNTGRLILDVVKDGYAYQWSRTEPSSEMLALLNNPKYQPIVVFPDEYVNEPARLIKQEESKFCEGKTPLLIFLDGSWREARRIFNKSPYLDALPVISINPDTVSQYMMRRSDNEQHLATAEVASLVFEQFGEEKLALTLSSWFAVFRESYMNSKTRNRPDEAKPALNRFIEEMRNEKPI